From the Patescibacteria group bacterium genome, one window contains:
- a CDS encoding FAD-dependent oxidoreductase produces the protein MKYDLIIIGSGAAGLSAALYARRYKMETLVIEGEFGGETATAGAIENYPGILFIDGFDLVKAMQKQAKDIGAVFEKGKAEKISSDGNCFTVKVGEKEFQGNTVILAIGSQRRHLGLPNEKELTGKGVHYCVTCDGPVYSGKTVAMVGGGDSSVKGVNFLSEYAKKIYLIVRGKEVMAEPVNLERMKAQGNKVEVLLETEVAAIMGEKFLEKLVLSKEYKGSRDLKVDGMFVEVGFDPDKTFAEQLGIELDEKGYMKVDNLMKTNVPGVFAAGDTTNHFGRFKQDITAAALGSVAATSAYEYHQTHGDICELHGKVPDTK, from the coding sequence ATGAAGTACGATCTCATCATTATTGGGTCTGGAGCGGCGGGTCTTTCTGCTGCGCTCTATGCGAGGCGCTACAAAATGGAAACCTTGGTGATTGAGGGGGAGTTTGGGGGTGAGACGGCCACTGCAGGAGCAATTGAAAACTACCCTGGCATTCTATTCATTGATGGGTTTGATCTGGTAAAGGCAATGCAAAAGCAGGCAAAGGACATTGGAGCTGTGTTTGAAAAAGGAAAGGCAGAAAAGATCAGTTCTGATGGGAATTGTTTTACCGTTAAGGTTGGCGAAAAGGAATTTCAAGGCAACACTGTTATTCTTGCCATTGGCTCTCAGCGGCGTCACCTTGGCCTTCCCAATGAAAAGGAGTTAACCGGAAAGGGAGTGCATTACTGCGTCACGTGCGACGGCCCGGTATACAGCGGCAAAACGGTTGCCATGGTTGGCGGGGGAGATTCTTCCGTGAAGGGAGTGAACTTTCTTTCTGAGTATGCTAAGAAAATCTATCTTATTGTCCGAGGGAAAGAAGTAATGGCAGAACCCGTGAACCTCGAGCGCATGAAAGCTCAGGGCAATAAGGTTGAGGTGTTGCTGGAAACTGAGGTTGCAGCGATTATGGGAGAAAAGTTCTTGGAGAAACTCGTTCTTTCCAAGGAATACAAAGGATCAAGGGACCTGAAGGTGGATGGTATGTTTGTGGAAGTTGGTTTTGATCCCGACAAGACCTTTGCAGAACAGCTTGGTATTGAGTTGGATGAAAAAGGATATATGAAGGTGGATAATTTGATGAAAACAAATGTGCCGGGCGTATTTGCAGCAGGAGATACAACGAACCACTTTGGGAGATTTAAGCAGGACATTACGGCCGCAGCTCTTGGGTCGGTTGCTGCAACCTCTGCTTACGAGTATCATCAAACCCATGGAGATATCTGCGAACTGCATGGAAAGGTTCCAGATACTAAATAG
- a CDS encoding DsbA family protein, with the protein MVNNLKEYKELFLPGAIVFAALVIGSSIIYLANMGEGSVPERAGSTAQRETSTNTVDNNGSTVNFTIGVNDHIRGNPNAKVTLVEFSDFECPFCQRFHPTVLRALSEYDGDLRWVYKHFPLDNIHPQARPAAEASECVWEQKGDEGFWEFADAMFESQSRLGNAFYEEVALGIGVNLSQFQTCVSERKYQDKVEQDYQQGIQGGVAGTPGSFVNGVPVRGAIPYSQLQSIIEAQL; encoded by the coding sequence ATGGTTAACAACCTTAAAGAATACAAAGAGCTGTTTTTGCCGGGTGCCATCGTGTTTGCGGCTTTGGTCATTGGAAGCTCCATTATTTACTTAGCTAATATGGGTGAAGGAAGTGTGCCAGAACGCGCAGGCTCGACCGCACAGCGAGAGACTTCCACCAATACGGTGGATAACAACGGATCCACAGTTAACTTTACCATCGGCGTAAACGACCATATTCGGGGTAATCCCAATGCGAAAGTAACCTTGGTGGAGTTTTCGGATTTTGAGTGTCCTTTCTGTCAGCGTTTCCATCCTACGGTTCTTAGGGCTTTGTCGGAGTATGACGGAGATCTTCGCTGGGTGTACAAGCATTTTCCCTTAGACAATATTCATCCACAGGCACGTCCTGCAGCAGAAGCATCGGAATGCGTATGGGAGCAAAAGGGGGACGAGGGATTTTGGGAATTTGCAGATGCCATGTTTGAAAGCCAGAGTCGTTTGGGAAATGCGTTTTATGAAGAAGTTGCCTTAGGAATTGGGGTTAATCTTTCGCAGTTTCAAACCTGTGTTTCAGAAAGAAAGTACCAAGACAAGGTGGAGCAGGACTATCAGCAGGGAATACAGGGCGGGGTTGCAGGAACTCCAGGTTCTTTTGTGAACGGAGTGCCGGTGCGCGGGGCCATACCCTATTCTCAGTTGCAATCAATCATTGAAGCGCAACTCTGA
- a CDS encoding DUF3105 domain-containing protein, which yields MEEQLSKKERKDLRHQEKREGQIHERRMRKTKKLVIWAISLGVIAVAGWFGIQALTPEPLGEDYSRVIPQEGGTHVQEGTRVLYQSNPPTSGNHWATPLRDGIYDVEKPDEAVIHSLEHGRVWITYKPDIGQEAIAALKDAVKGQSGTIMSPRVANETDIALAVWTRLDTFNLREDGTLDAKRVREFIQRYRNKGPEYVPQNTGKTYE from the coding sequence ATGGAAGAACAGCTATCAAAAAAAGAGAGGAAGGACTTAAGGCACCAGGAAAAGCGCGAAGGACAAATACACGAACGAAGAATGAGAAAGACCAAAAAACTTGTTATCTGGGCAATTTCTCTTGGTGTTATTGCGGTGGCAGGGTGGTTTGGCATTCAAGCTTTGACCCCAGAACCTTTGGGCGAGGATTACTCCCGTGTAATACCTCAGGAAGGCGGAACGCATGTTCAGGAAGGAACGCGCGTTTTGTATCAGTCAAATCCACCAACATCGGGGAATCACTGGGCTACTCCTTTGCGAGACGGCATCTACGATGTAGAGAAGCCGGACGAGGCTGTAATCCACAGCTTGGAGCATGGAAGGGTTTGGATTACCTACAAGCCCGACATTGGGCAGGAAGCCATTGCGGCTTTGAAGGACGCCGTAAAGGGGCAGTCTGGCACTATCATGAGCCCGCGTGTAGCTAACGAGACTGACATTGCGTTGGCTGTGTGGACGAGACTCGATACGTTTAATCTTCGTGAGGACGGTACGCTTGATGCAAAGCGCGTTCGTGAGTTTATTCAACGCTATCGCAATAAAGGCCCAGAATATGTGCCTCAAAATACCGGCAAAACCTACGAATAA
- a CDS encoding MBL fold metallo-hydrolase: protein MKVTLIVLVFLGASFIAPVLWSEVLFSPSLELAFFDVGQGDAIFFETPQGHQVLIDGGPDAKVLLRLGEVMPFWDKTIDLVVLTHPDADHVAGLVNVLLSYEVKNVLWTGKRKDTKVFKAFEKALKKEGTQEILAKAGQRIVFEGSEAVLEILYPEQGIDIQKEKSNETSIIARLVYGEHEVLLLGDTTKKIEKRVVKAESELVADILKIAHHGSKTSTARELLGAVGPSTAIISVGKDNRFGHPHPEVLANLAEYGIKVRRTDQEGTILFYFPLPKFHSGGDN from the coding sequence ATGAAAGTTACTCTGATTGTTCTAGTGTTCCTGGGGGCAAGCTTTATCGCCCCAGTCCTTTGGAGCGAAGTTCTTTTTAGCCCCTCTTTGGAGCTTGCTTTCTTTGATGTTGGGCAAGGAGACGCCATATTCTTTGAAACGCCACAGGGCCACCAGGTTCTCATTGATGGAGGACCGGATGCGAAGGTTCTTTTAAGGCTTGGAGAGGTTATGCCCTTTTGGGATAAGACCATCGATCTTGTTGTTTTAACTCATCCCGATGCAGATCATGTTGCGGGATTGGTGAATGTGCTTTTGAGCTATGAGGTTAAGAATGTTCTCTGGACCGGCAAGAGAAAGGATACCAAGGTATTTAAGGCTTTTGAGAAGGCCTTGAAAAAAGAGGGCACGCAAGAGATTCTGGCTAAAGCAGGACAAAGAATTGTGTTTGAGGGATCTGAAGCCGTGCTTGAGATTCTGTATCCAGAGCAGGGAATTGATATTCAGAAAGAAAAGAGCAACGAAACCTCTATTATTGCAAGATTAGTATATGGAGAGCACGAAGTCCTTCTTTTGGGAGACACGACAAAGAAGATAGAGAAAAGGGTGGTTAAAGCAGAAAGTGAGCTTGTAGCTGATATTCTGAAGATTGCTCATCATGGTTCCAAAACCTCAACTGCCCGGGAGCTTTTGGGGGCGGTGGGACCTTCTACCGCGATCATTTCCGTTGGCAAGGATAATAGATTTGGACATCCACATCCAGAAGTTCTTGCGAATTTGGCGGAATATGGTATAAAAGTACGCAGAACAGACCAAGAGGGTACTATTCTATTTTATTTCCCCCTACCTAAATTCCATTCAGGTGGGGATAACTAA
- a CDS encoding nucleoside monophosphate kinase, giving the protein MEQPNAGKIEFPLFKTKIVGLDRTFNLTSPQEQKEYFEAKAGEEIAKLQKYLSLNTFIAYFLGKKNAGKGTYSKMFAELVGPERISHVAIGDIVRDLDSVIQDPARKKELLTFLEKSYRGWVSLDDIISSLENRSTQSLLPTELILALVKKEIAKREKKAIFLDGFPRTLDQISYSLFFRDLVGYRDDPDFFTLIDVPTSVIDERIKWRRICPVDQTSRNLKLLSTLKVGYKEDTKEFYLICDHPNHGGKEIEMVPKEGDELGTGPIKARLKMDAKLMEQAFNLHGIPKILLRNTVPVNAAHEYIDDYEITPEYVYEWQEQEQKVKVLEKPWVVKDDKGVSSYSLLPQAVVVSLIKQMVRVLGL; this is encoded by the coding sequence ATGGAGCAACCAAACGCAGGGAAAATTGAATTCCCGCTTTTTAAAACGAAAATCGTAGGGCTTGACCGAACATTTAATCTTACCAGCCCTCAAGAGCAAAAGGAGTATTTTGAAGCAAAAGCAGGAGAGGAGATTGCGAAGCTTCAAAAGTACCTTTCTTTAAATACCTTCATTGCGTATTTTCTTGGTAAAAAAAATGCCGGCAAAGGAACATATTCAAAAATGTTTGCTGAACTTGTTGGCCCAGAACGTATCTCTCACGTTGCCATAGGAGACATCGTACGAGATCTAGATAGCGTTATTCAGGATCCTGCGAGAAAGAAAGAACTCCTCACCTTTCTTGAAAAGTCTTATCGGGGATGGGTTTCTCTTGATGATATTATCTCAAGCCTTGAAAACCGGAGTACCCAATCCCTTCTTCCAACCGAACTTATTTTAGCTCTTGTAAAGAAGGAAATAGCAAAAAGAGAGAAGAAGGCGATTTTTCTTGACGGATTTCCACGTACGTTGGATCAAATTTCATATTCCTTGTTCTTTCGCGACCTGGTTGGGTACCGAGACGACCCAGACTTTTTCACCCTCATTGATGTGCCTACAAGCGTGATTGATGAGAGAATTAAATGGCGAAGAATATGCCCCGTGGACCAAACTTCAAGAAACCTAAAACTTCTTTCAACGCTTAAGGTAGGATACAAAGAAGATACAAAAGAATTTTATCTTATCTGTGATCATCCAAATCATGGCGGCAAGGAAATTGAAATGGTACCAAAGGAGGGGGACGAGCTCGGCACAGGGCCCATCAAAGCACGTTTAAAGATGGATGCAAAACTCATGGAGCAGGCATTCAACTTGCATGGAATTCCGAAAATCCTATTGCGAAATACCGTACCCGTAAATGCAGCACATGAATACATTGATGATTACGAAATTACTCCGGAGTATGTGTATGAGTGGCAAGAACAAGAGCAGAAAGTAAAAGTTCTTGAGAAGCCGTGGGTGGTTAAAGACGATAAAGGAGTTTCTTCATATAGTCTTCTGCCTCAAGCCGTAGTGGTTTCTCTCATCAAACAAATGGTTCGGGTATTGGGATTGTGA
- a CDS encoding HD domain-containing protein: MNIFPHILNRGLAHVVRFSSIPQHFPESVAEHSFYTAYYVSLLCDILEKADIEINREKAVTMALIHDTEEMFSGDILTPFKHYSNEVKETIQKVNREVIPQVYEGLPKDMKEKYIALWNEDSNGESMEAKIVKVADRLSLLSKCAEEVKVGNGYFENIYESQLKLLKDYDASWWQKIKEQVLPKSAA, from the coding sequence ATGAACATTTTCCCCCACATCTTAAATAGGGGACTGGCCCACGTGGTAAGATTCAGCTCTATTCCCCAGCATTTTCCAGAGAGCGTGGCAGAGCATTCCTTTTACACCGCTTACTATGTTTCCCTGCTCTGTGATATTTTGGAAAAAGCAGACATTGAGATAAACCGAGAGAAAGCAGTCACCATGGCTTTGATTCACGACACAGAGGAGATGTTTTCAGGCGACATCCTCACTCCATTTAAGCATTATTCAAACGAGGTAAAAGAAACCATCCAAAAGGTGAACCGCGAGGTCATCCCTCAGGTGTATGAGGGATTGCCAAAAGACATGAAAGAGAAATACATTGCCCTCTGGAATGAAGATTCAAATGGGGAGAGTATGGAGGCAAAGATAGTAAAAGTTGCAGACAGACTATCTCTACTTTCAAAGTGTGCTGAAGAGGTAAAGGTGGGAAACGGATACTTTGAGAATATTTACGAGAGCCAGTTGAAACTACTTAAAGATTATGATGCTTCCTGGTGGCAGAAGATAAAAGAGCAGGTCCTCCCCAAGAGTGCTGCTTAA
- a CDS encoding 50S ribosomal protein L28: MAQRCTQCGKGRNLAWRLVKLRGKYNPTVKRIQKPNLQWAKLASGERVKLCAKCKKALAKT; this comes from the coding sequence ATGGCACAGCGATGTACACAGTGCGGCAAAGGCAGAAACCTTGCCTGGAGATTAGTAAAGCTCCGTGGTAAGTACAACCCTACCGTAAAGAGAATCCAGAAACCCAATCTCCAGTGGGCAAAGTTGGCTTCGGGAGAACGCGTGAAACTTTGTGCTAAATGCAAGAAGGCATTGGCAAAAACATAA
- a CDS encoding site-2 protease family protein has protein sequence MEFIFLIAILIFSVVIHEVSHGVVANALGDPTAKNAGRLTLNPIPHLDPIGSILLPGFLILMSQLGGGGIIFGWAKPVPVNPMNLKGKYGSALVSIAGPGSNLAIALIFGLALRFLPLVELNPALVLIFSYIVFLNILLAIFNLLPIPPLDGSHVLFTFLPRSFDALRIFLSRFGLFVLLFVIFFFFGFVSYVVNLIFSLIVGTPFF, from the coding sequence ATGGAATTTATATTCCTCATTGCTATCTTAATATTCTCTGTGGTAATCCACGAAGTCTCCCACGGCGTTGTAGCCAATGCCCTAGGTGACCCCACGGCAAAGAATGCAGGAAGGCTAACCTTAAACCCCATTCCTCACTTAGATCCCATAGGTTCCATTCTCTTGCCGGGGTTTCTTATTTTAATGTCCCAGCTTGGAGGTGGGGGAATTATCTTTGGCTGGGCAAAACCGGTTCCGGTCAATCCCATGAATCTTAAGGGGAAATATGGTTCTGCTTTGGTAAGCATAGCAGGGCCTGGTTCCAATCTTGCTATTGCCCTGATTTTTGGCTTGGCTCTGCGTTTTTTGCCTTTAGTAGAGCTCAATCCAGCTCTGGTCTTAATCTTTTCTTATATTGTCTTCTTAAACATCCTGTTGGCAATATTTAACCTCTTGCCTATTCCTCCCCTCGACGGTTCCCACGTTTTGTTTACCTTTCTGCCCCGTTCGTTTGACGCTTTGAGAATCTTTCTCTCCCGGTTTGGTCTTTTTGTCTTACTCTTTGTTATTTTCTTTTTCTTTGGTTTTGTGTCTTATGTAGTGAACCTCATCTTTAGCCTTATTGTCGGTACCCCATTTTTCTAG
- the rpsL gene encoding 30S ribosomal protein S12, which translates to MPTIHQLIKRPRKKSKGKDKTPALSFGFNTKKNQPVRYAAPYKRGVCLRVFTTTPKKPNSALRKVARVRLSNGMEVTAYIPGIGHNLQEHSVVLLRGGRVKDLPGVRYHIVRGVLDAGSVEGRKQERSKYGTKRAK; encoded by the coding sequence ATGCCAACGATTCATCAACTTATAAAGAGACCAAGAAAGAAATCCAAGGGAAAGGACAAAACACCTGCTTTAAGTTTTGGTTTTAACACAAAAAAGAACCAGCCCGTGCGGTATGCAGCTCCATATAAAAGGGGAGTATGCCTGCGTGTGTTTACCACCACTCCAAAAAAGCCAAACTCTGCATTGCGCAAGGTTGCAAGGGTCCGTCTTTCCAACGGCATGGAGGTTACGGCCTACATCCCAGGCATAGGCCACAACCTTCAAGAGCACTCCGTGGTGCTGCTTCGAGGTGGAAGAGTAAAGGATCTTCCTGGAGTTCGTTACCATATTGTGCGGGGAGTCTTGGATGCAGGAAGCGTGGAAGGAAGAAAACAAGAGAGATCAAAGTACGGAACCAAGAGAGCAAAGTAA